One genomic region from Chondrinema litorale encodes:
- the tnpB gene encoding IS66 family insertion sequence element accessory protein TnpB (TnpB, as the term is used for proteins encoded by IS66 family insertion elements, is considered an accessory protein, since TnpC, encoded by a neighboring gene, is a DDE family transposase.): MRKGFDGLSGLVENYMGQKIYSGDAFIFLGKRLDRLKILVWEPSGFILYYKRLESGTFNLPASKSSSIYLSYSEFWLLLDGLEVAVTRRRKRYEKPLE; the protein is encoded by the coding sequence ATGCGCAAGGGCTTCGATGGATTGAGTGGTTTGGTAGAAAACTATATGGGACAAAAAATCTATTCTGGAGATGCCTTTATATTCTTGGGAAAACGGCTTGATCGACTGAAGATTCTAGTTTGGGAACCCAGTGGTTTTATTCTCTATTATAAACGGCTTGAGTCCGGTACGTTTAATTTACCAGCAAGTAAATCGTCTTCTATTTACCTGAGTTATAGTGAATTTTGGTTGCTACTTGATGGCTTGGAAGTGGCAGTTACAAGACGCAGAAAACGCTATGAAAAACCACTTGAATAG